GGAAACGGCAGGGGCTCCGCGGCGGAGAGGAGACCGGCGGTGAAGACGAAACTGGTGAGCAGGGAAAGGCGGGCGGGGGTAAACATGAGAAAAGGTCGTGAGCGAAGGTTACTTGGCGGACGAGAATTTAGCCTTCATCTCGTCGAGATGTTTTTGTTCGGCGGCGGCCACGGCAGGCCAGAGTTTCATGCCGTCGATGCTGTGCGTGCTGTCCACCTGCGGGATCATTTCCTTTTTGGTGGGGACCTGATTGTAGGCGGCATAGACGCCCGTGGGGGGGCAGGTCGTGTCGATGAAACCTTCCCACATGTAAACCTGGGCTTTGACGCGCGAGGCGAAATTGACCGTGTCGAAGTAGCGCGAGGTTTCGAGCACGAGTGGATCGGGGTTTCCATCGACCACGGGAACGACTTTGGGCCAGCCGGCGATACGGCCGACGACCATGCCGGTGTGGTCACACATGGCGGCGTTCATCGCGGTGATGAACGTCACGCGATGATCCAACGCGGCACCAGCCATGGACTGCGCACCGCCCTGACTGCCTCCCTCGATGATGAGCGTGTGCCCATCCCATTCCGGTTGGGAGGCGAGGAAGTCCAGGGCGCGCACCACACGCAGATACATGCCGAGGAAATAATAGGTGTCGCGGGACGAGCTGCCGTCCTTGCGGTAGTTTTTGAGGCTGCCGTTGGCGAGGTCGGCATAATAGGATCCGGGCTGGCCGTTGAGGATGCCATGCGCGTTGATCGACAGAGACAGCACGCCGCGACCAGCCCAACGCGCGGAGGCCAGCAAGTCGCCGCTACGCACGCCAGCGCCGTCAACGTAGAGGCGGGCGGGATGGCCTTTGGGCGTGGTTTTGAGCGGACGCGAATAGTAGCCGGAAACAGGAGCGCCGATGCTGTCGACCTTGAGGTCAAACACCTCGATGCCGGGGCGATCAGCGGGAGCGGGCACCGGTGTCAGCACCGGGTTCATGGGCACGGCGGCGAGGCGTTTTTTTTGAGCATCCCAGAACGCATCGAAATCGGCGGGAGCGGGCATGCTTGGTTTGATTTCAAACGGATCAATGCCGGCGGCGGCGGCAGCGACATACGCAGTCTTGCCATCTTTGAAGGTGACCTGGCATTGCAAGAACCCGGGCTCGCCCAGTGAACCGGTCACGGTGGCGACACCGTCTTTGAGAGTGATGGTGCCCTTCTGGTAAGGCGCCACCGTATCCTTGGAGATCAGGTAATCGACCGCTTGATCGGCGGCGGGTTTCTGCTGATGGAGCAACGTGATTTTGTAGGTGACGGTCTCGCCCTGCTTGTAGATGGCATCGGGGCGTTCGGTTTCCACAGAGAGCACGTAATCGACGGCTTTTTTTCCATCCCACGACGAGGCGGCATCAACGGATGCGACAAAGGAAAGAGGCAGCGCGAAAAAACAAAATGCGCGGTTAAATGCGTTCATAAAACGAAATGGAGGGTTCTCGGAATAACGGACGATTTAAAGCAATGCGTCCGAGGGGGGACGTCATGCAGCCACCTCCGGCAAAGGTGAACAAGGACACGGAGGTTCTATCAATAGAATCACCACGCGGTTTACGCATGTGATGCGCGTTGCCACGGGAGATCCTAGACCACGGCCGGCCGGATGGATTTGCCCTCGACCCACTCGCTCTCGACGAAAAACTGAAAGCGCTTGGGCGGGATGCCGCGTTCATTGCGGTGAAGCATGTCGATGAGGAAATCGACGGCCTTATGCCCGATGAGCAGATCGTTTTGATAAACGCCGGCGAGAGATCCATCGAGCGCAGTGACGCTCAGCGAGGCGGAGCCGCATTGTTTCGGCGTGATCTTCAGCAGGCGAAGAAACTCGGCCACCGTGGGATAAATATAGAGGATGACATCGGGCTTGTGGCGGCGATACCACGCGGCGAACTCCTTGCACTCGGTGGCGATCGTCGTGTCCTCGAGCACCAGCGGCGGAATCCGGTTTTCGGGAAGGAAATCGTGTTGCTCGGAAAGGAATCCGGCGCGGAAATTCTGGTCAGTGCGTTCGTCGGTTTCGCGTGTGGTCACGAAGCCGAGCCGGTGATAACCGCGGGTTCGGAGCATGCGCACGGCCAGGCGCGACGAACTGTATTGCGCGTTGGTGATCAGGTGGAGCCGGGGCCAGCTCAAGGTGAACCCGAAGCAGACCGACGAAAATTCATTCCAATCGAAATCGAGATGGGCGCGGCTGTGCGCCTGAGGCGGAATGAGCAGACCTTTGATATTGCGGGCGCGCAGCACGCTGGAGAGGCGGCTGCCGCCCAGTTCGGAAAAATAAAAGACCTCCAGTTTATAGCCGAGCTCGGTGGCGCGCTCCTCCGCTCCTTTTAAATAATGGGCAAAACCTTGAGGCCCGTGGCTCTTGATAGTGGGCGGACACAACCAGGCCAGCGTCCCCTGATGATGGATACGCTTGGAACGATTCCGGTAAACCGTGAGTGCCGACAGCATCGGGTCGGGCGTGTAGCCCATTTCCATCGCCAAATCCTGGATGCGTCGCCGCGTGGTTTCGGCCAGCCGGGGGTCATCGCGCAACGCCAGTGAAACGGTGGTTATGTGAACACCCGCCTTGAGCGCGATGTCCTGCTGTCTGACGTAGCCGGGGGTAGCCATCGCACTCTGCTAAGCCAGCCGCCGCGGCCAAATCCAAGACAATTTTTCGACACAGCCCGGCCGGAACAAGGTTTCACGTCGGGCGCAGCCGGCCTGCGATAGACATTAAAACCATCCAGAAATTTCTAATGTTAGAAATTTGAGCGGCTTGGAGGGGGCTGATCGCCGCCTTAAGCGTCGGACAACCCCGTCTGTCGCTCCTTTGATATCCCCAACGGAGAATCGATGCACGCAGGTCTATTCTTACCCCATCAGCATATGAAAAAGTTACCCTTCACGCTTACCTCCGCATTATTCCTTCTGGCCGGCGGAGTGCGTGCCCAAAACGTTTGGAACGGCGCTGGCGTCACGGGCGGCACAGCCGGCACAGATTGGACTGCTGCAGCCAACTACACGGCGACGCCCGCGTTCAACGCGACGACCGACTTGAAGTTCTCTACCATCACGAACGCATCGGGCGGCGTGACCTTATCGGCGGGAACGGGCGGCGCGTATGCGGTGAAGGATCTTTATTTCGGCGACACGACGACACTGGGAAGCGGCCAGACCAGCACTCAGGCTATCACGCTGAATGGCAATGGAATTGCTGGGCAGACAATCATCGATCTCGCAGGCAATATTTTCCTGCCCTCGACCAATGCTTCTAAAATCACACTGGGGGCCGATTTGACGCTCAATCTGAGCACCGCCGCCCACCAAATTAATTTCAAGGCCAACAGTAACGTGACCACGGTCAATACCACGGCGCCGGTTCTGGTGGTCAATGCCTTGGTGACGGGTGGTGGAGCAAGTGCGACATTTACCCCGCGGTTTTCCACTTATGGAACCAGCGGCGGCACGGCGGCCATCGTGCTCACCAATAACAACAGCTCGTTTGTCGCGACCCAGAACCGCTTCGACAACTACGTCGGTTTCACGTCGATCGGCAACGTAGGCGGAGGCAACAGCAGCATGGGTAACGCCACGACAACAAGCACGGGCACGATCAGTTTAGGCAATGGCGGCAACTTGAATTATATCGGCACGGGCGACCAATCCACGGATCGCAACCTGGCACTGACGAGCACCAACGCCCTCGGCAATTCGTCCGTGGGCACGACACTCACCTACAATGGCCAAATGACCGCCGGCAACACCGTGATTCTGCGCACCAATGTAATTGGCGGAAGCACACTGGTCATTAACAGCACCTTGGCAGACGGTCCGTCGGCGGCGGCGTTTACGATCAACAAGCAATTTACGACCACTTATTACGACACCACCGGCGCGACAGCCTCCAATGACGGCACCGGCACACTGGTTCTAGGCGGCGACAATACGTTTACAGGAGCAGTCAACATCTCGGCCGGCACCGTGCGGATCACACATGCCAACGGCTTGGGCGGCACCACCGGCGCAACGCTCGTATCAAGCAATGCTACGCTGGATCTTAACGGTCAGACGGTAGGCGCGGAAGCAGTAAGCCTCACCGGCACCGGCGTGGGCAGCGTAGGTGCGTTGAGGAACAGCAGTGCATCGGCTGCCAGCCTGGGCGGCAATGTCACGTTGACAGGCAATACATCAATCGGCGCCACCGGAACCCTGAAGCTTACCGGTGTCATCGGTGAATCCGGGGGCGTTCGCACGCTTACCAAGATTGGCACCGGCGAACTCACGCTCAACGGTATCAATACTTACACCGGCACGACCACGGTGAGCGCCGGCACGCTCGGTGGCATCGGCTCGATCTCCACGGGTGCGGCGACCTTTGCCACCGGCACCACGCTCAATCCCGGCGATGGCGCGACCACCGGCCAGTTCAGTTTCGGCGGTAATCTCGCGCTGAGCAACGACGCGATCTTCAGCGTCTCGCTCAACCAGTCAGCTGGAAATGGCTACGACCGCGTCGCCGTCGCCGGCACGACCAACATCACCGGCTCCATCCTCAGCGTCGGCTTCGGCACCAGCTTCGATTCCACCGCACAGGTCGGCCAGACGTTTAGCATCCTCACGAGCATTGGCACGCTTACCGGTCAGTTTGATCAAGGCACTTCCATCACCGCCACATCGGGCACGGCCACCTATGATTTTGGCATCAGTTATACCGGCAACATCGTGACACTTACCTTGAACAACATCTCGGCGATTCCCGAGCCGTCGACGTGGGCACTCATCGCGGGCGCGGCGTCGATGCTCGCCGTTGTCGCTCGTCGTCGCCGCCACAACTAATCAAAGCGGACTTCGATCCGCTTATTTCACTCACCGCCGCCGGAATTCAAGCCGGCAGCGTTTTACTTGATCACGATGTCGCCACCGTCGGGGAGTGCGTCGAACTGCACTTCGCCGTTTTTAACGGTCTTGGTCTGGCGGACACTTCCCTGAGTGATGGTGACGCGCTTCCACTCCGCCGGCACTGCGACGGCCAGGGTCAGCGGTTGATCGTAGAGAGCCGGGTCACTTTCCGAGGTGAGCGAAAGCCGCAGGATCGTATCCCCCGACTCGATCACGCGCACTTGGGCCGTGCGGCGTTCGGTTTCGTATTTATGATAGGAAAGCGGATCGGTCAGCCACAATTCGCCCGAGCAGGCATCCAGTTTGTCGAGCAGCGCGAGGAAGTAATTGATCGGCGCACTGTGCCAGTCACCCCCGACGCCATGAAACGCCAGATGGCGCATCTCACCCTTCGCAATGGCTCCATCCACCCAATCAATCATTTCGGCGGTTGTCTTGATTGAAAACGGCGGACCGAAAAATGGCGGACGCTCGATCATGTGGTGCTTCGCCAGCACGGCCTGGATTTCGGCTTCGCTGATTTTCCATTGCTCACGCGGAACGCCGGGCCGCGCCCAGTCGCGCAAGCGCACGGCGGGCCGGTGCGGATAAAGCCGGTCGATGACTTCGTTCGCATCGGCAATTTCACTATCAAACTCGGCGACACTTGGCGCGCCGAGATGTTTGAACGTGTGATTGGCGAGTTCGATGAGCGGACTCGCAGCCTCCTTTTCCCACGCGACTTGATGGCTCTTGTAGGGACCATTGCCGGGGTTGATGTAGAACGTCCCGGGAATGCCGCGGTTCTTTAGCGCGGGAATGGCAAACTCCAGGTGGGACGGCGCGCTGTCGTCGAACTCGACCATGAACACGGCGCGCTTCCCGTCTTTCCATTTCAGCACGCTGGCTTTGCCGGCGCCACCGGCGGCGACATTCGCTTTTGAGGCGGCGGTTTTTCGACGGTTTCCGGGGTGCATGGACGGGGCAGACATGAGCCTTGGCCTGAGGTGCCCGGTGCCACGGGTCAATCGATGTGGTTTTCGATCAATAGAACGCCTGTGCCGACGGAGCCGGTGCCAGGCGTCCGTCCACAAAAAGGGGCGCGCTAGTTATGCGCGCCCCGCGTGGCTGACGACGTTGCTTGATTTTGCAGCGTCTTACTTCGCGTGCATTTCGGCGGTGTGCGCCAGCACGAGCTTGCGCATATCGTTCCAGATTTGCGGACCGATGTCGTGGCCGCGATCGGGCCAGGTGATCATTTCCTTTTTTCCACCGAGGTTATTGTAAGCGGCGTAGCTCGCCGTGGGCGGACAGATGATGTCGATGAAGCCTACTTCCATGTGAACGGGAATCTTGATGCGCGCGGCGAAGTTAACGCCGTCATAGTAACGCATCGCTTCGAGAACCTTTGCGTCGGGTTTGCCATCGGCACCGACCGGGATCGCCTTCGGCCAGCCGGCGATGCGACCGGCAACCATTCCCGTGTGATCGGTGAGACCGGGAACATTGGAAACGATGAACGTCACGCGCTGGTCGAGCGCGGCACCGGCCAGCGAAAGGCCGCCGCCCTGGCTGCCGCCGAGGATGATCAGCGTCTTGCCGTCCCACTCCGGTTGCTCGGTCAAAAACTGTAGCGCGCGCAAAACGCGGAAATAAACGCCTTGGAAATAAAAGGTGTCGCGGGATTCGCGTCCGCGTTTGCGGTAGTCGCTCAACTCACCGACGTCCAATGCGCCGTAGTATTCGCGGGTTTCTCCGTTGGCGATGCCGTGCGCATTGATCTCGGCCACGATCATGCCGGCCTTTGCCCAGCCGGCCATCGAATCGAGATTGGCGCTGCGCACGCCGGCGCCCGGCACGAAGAGCACGGCGGGCAGGCTCTTGGGCTTGGCGCCGATCGGGCGTCCGTAAAAACCAGTCGAGGGCGCACCGATGCTGTCCACAACAAAGCTGAAGGTCTCGGCGCCGTCCCGATTGGCCGGAGGCGGAACGGAGGTGAGCTTCGTGTTCATCGGAACCGCCGCGAGGCGCTTTTTCTGAGCAGCCCAAAATGCATCAAAGTCGGCGGGCGCAGGCATGCTGGGTTTGATCGCGGCGAGATCGATGCCGCCGGCGGCCAACGCGCTGATCGCGGGCTTCGCTCCCTTGAAATTCACTTTGCACTGGAGAAAGCCCGGCTCCTTGAGGCTGCCAGTGACGACTCCTCGGCCCGCCTTGAGCGTGAGTTTACCCGTTTGAATGGGAGCCACGCCGTCCTTGGAAATCGTCCATTCGATTTCCTCGGCGTCCGCAGGTTTCTGATTCTGCTGAAGCTCGACGTTGAACGTCACGGTTTCGCCCTGGCGATAAATCGCATCCTTACGGTCGGTCTCGACCGAGAGCACGTAGTCGACGGGCGTCTTACCGTCCCACGACGACGCGGCACGCGCGGATTGGCTGAGCAACAACACTGCGCCCAACAAGGGGACACAAAGAAGGAAGAGATGACTACGCATGCGCGATAAGGCTTGGGCCCTTGGGCCAGGGTTGTGGGGACGAACGAGGTAAACCGACAGAGCCATCATTCAGGAAAAACCCGTGGAAACAAAATCACCATGGTTCTACCAATAGAACACAGCCAAGGCGCTTGTGGTGGTTAAACGGATACCTTTTTCGCCCGCTTCTGGACGTGGAGGGTTTTCCCATCGACCCATTCGCCCTGGATCATGAACTGGAATCGATCCGTCGGGATGCCGCGCTCGTTGCGATGGATCATGTCGATGAGGAAATCCACCGCCTTCCGGCCGATGATCGTGTCGTTTTGATAGATGCCGGCGAGCTGGTCGTTCTTGTTCTTCAGGCTCAGGGACGCCTGTCCGCACGTCTTTGTATCCAGTTTCAGGCGACGCATTAATTCCGGCACGGTCTCGTGCAAAAACATGACGCAATCCGGCCGGTGCTCGTCATACCAACGAGAGAACTCGTCCACTTCACTCTCCATGGAAAGGCACGTCAGCGTGAGGAGTGGCAGCCGGTTCTCCGGTTCGAATTTTCGCTGCTCGGAAAGGAAACCGGCGCTGAAATTCTGGTCAGTGCGCTCGTCACTCTCACGGGCGGTCACAAACCCGATGCGACGATAGCCGTAGTTTTCCCGCAACGCGCGGACCGCGGTGCGAGCCGAGCTGTATTGCGCGTTGCTGATGACGTGGAGCCGCGGCTCGGTGAGCGTGAACCCGAAACAGATCGAGGAGAAATGCTCCCAGTCAAAGTCGAGGTGGACGTGGCTGTTGGTTTGAGGCGGCAGCAGCAAGCCGGTGATGTTGCGGGCTTGAAGCACCTTGGAGAGACGCGGCCCGCCCAGATCGGAAAAATAAAACTCTTCCAACTGATAACCCAGTTCCTTGCAGCGCTCCACCGCGCCTTGGCGATAGGGCATGAAGGAGGAGTGCCGCTCGCCTTTTTGGGTGTGAGGATTGACCCAAGCGAGCGTGCCTTGGTGGTGAACGCGCTTCACGTGATTACGATAAACGGTAAGTGCCGAAAGCATAGGATCGGGCGAGTAACCCATTTCCTTCGCGAGGGCCTGAATACGCTTTCGAGTGGTCTCGGGCAGACGTGGATCGTCGCGCAGGGCGAGTGATACCGTCGTGATGTGCACACCGGCGCGCTCGGCGATATCGCGCTGTCTGACGTGGTTGGGGTTAACCATTGTGCTATAAGTAGAATGGCCGGTCGGAAAAACCAGTTAATTCCAAGGTGAGAGCCCCTCCCCGCGTGAAATCGCTGTCGATCAACCGGCCTGTCCGAGCAAGCGGGCAGTCAGGTGATCGTGAAACGCCGGAAGGTTTTTCCAGCTCATGGCGACGCGCGCGGTGTAGGGCCCTTCGGAATCCCTCACCGTGAAACCATCATCGGTGATGTTGAAGCGGATGATCTCGGTGTTCACGAAGTCTTCGGCGTAGGCGAGATACACCGCGACGCAGTCGAAGAGGACAGTGGAGCGTATCGCGAAATAATCGCAGTGCATCCAGTCAACGCGCGGCGCGAAGACGCAGTAGTTCTCGATCAATGCGCGCAGCGCGGGGTCGCCGGTGGCGCTCCAGATGCGGTGATAGTTTTCTCCGTCGAGCACGGCAAAGTTACAGGTGTCGAGCGGCGTGAGCAGCACATCCAGCCACGGCGCGGCCATGACGGCGCGGAAGGAATCGGGCGCGAGGCGGACGTTGGTCTCGTTACTCGCGGGCAAGCCGCCGGTGTAGCCCACATCGAAGCTGCCGAACATGCCGACGAGGCGGCAACGCGCGGCGATGTGCGGAGCGCGAGCCAGCGCGATCGCGAGATTGGGTGAAGGCGCGATGGCGATGATCGTGACCGGCACCGGCGAATCCTCGATGATCTGGATCATGCGACCGATGCCGTCCTGGGCGATTTCACCGGGATACTTGGCGAGATCGTAGCCCTTGATCCACGGCTCTTGGTTGCGCACATTAGGCGGGGTGGGAATCGAGCTTTCGCCGATACCGAGAGGAATATCGGTCCGGCCGGCAACCTCCATGAAACGAGCGGTGACGGTGCTGCGAAACGTCATGTCGCCGGCCGCCATAAGAATGAGCTTGGGATCCAGTTCGGGGCAACGGAAGAGCTGCGCGAGCGCCCAAGTATCGTCGATGTCGGTGCCGAGATCGGTATCAAGAATGACGGGAATGCGGGACAAGGTTTTCACAAAGATAAGGGAGTCGGGGTCTGCCGTAAGCGCACAAAAAATGCCGGTGGATAAAATCCACCGGCATTGGGACTAACCAGATTTTTGTCGGTTACACGCTCTTAGTTGGACCGACGGCGACGAGTCGCGGCGGCCCCGAGGGCGAGAACGCCAAAGATGGCCGCGTAGGTGGACGGCTCGGGAACGGCGGAGACGGAGAGAATGCCGGCATTGATACCCGAAGTCGCGAAAGTGAAGTCGAGACCGTTGGCGGAGCCGGTCCAGATGCCCGAACCGTTATCGGTCAAAGAAGCGAGATAAGAACCCGTGAGGCTCACGCTGCTAAAATTGCCGGCCAGGGCGCCACCATTGGCGGAGAATAGCGTAAAGCTTTCGCCACCGGTGAGGGATGCGGTGATGTTCAGGCCCAAGGTGCCGGCAAACGTGAGCGTGCCCGTGGTGCTGATCATCGTGCCATAATTAACGCCAGCAAGGCCGGCCCCCGCGATACTGATCCGATTCGAACCATTCATCGTGAAGTTGGCTCCGCTTGCGAGAGTGCCGGAATCCACCGCAGTGCCGCCTGTATAGGTGTTGAGTCCGGAGAGGGTTTGCACGCCGTCACCAATCTTGGTAATGCCTACTTTGGCGGTGACGCCATCCTTGATAATGCCTGCAAAGAGGGCCGTGGCGTTGCCATCACCGAGGGTGAGGGTCGCGGTGCCGCTGCCGGCCGCATTGTTGGTCACAAAGACTTGGGGAGTCGATCCGCTGCCGTTCAGCGAAGTGCCTGTCCCGCTGACAAGTCCATTGATGGTTTCGTTATAGCCGTTGAGATCCAAAGTTCCTGTGCCCGTGGTTGAGCCTGAGAAAATGGTCACATTGCCTTTGCCGGCCCCATTGGTAATGACTTCGGATGCACCCAATTTTACGACAATCGCACCCGTATTGAACGTGGTGGTTGACGACGTGATTCCGGTGTGAATGGCCAAACCTCCGGTAAAGTCGTTGCCCGTGTTGGACAGCGTAACACTACCACCGGCGGCCGAATTGGTGGTCTGGGTGATTTCGAGACCGAAATTACCCGTGATCTTGCCGCTAATGGTGCCTGCGGCGTTGGTGGCTATACGAGTGTCCCCGAGCAGGGTGAGCGTGCCGTGCAAGTCGGCGGCGGCACTAAAACCGATCACGCCGGTAAAGTTGCTCAAGCCAGGTCCTATGCCGCCGACATTGAAGTTATTATTAAAAGTCCCGGAGGCACCCAGAATAGCCCCGCCGGAATAAAGCACATTCACATCCCCCGTGCCGAAAGCGTTTACATTCGCGGCATTCACCTTGCCGGAATTGATGTAGGTGCCGCCGGAATACGTATTGCTGCCGCTCAAGCTCATCACCTGGCCGCCCCCACTGCCGACGCCGTTTGCAACCAGACTAACCTTTCCGGTTCCATTATCTTGGATGGAGGATGAAATGCTGGGTGTGTTGGCTGCATGAATCACAATTTGTCCGTCTACATTGTCAGCGCCGCCTGCAGTCAAAATTCCCCCGCTGATGGTCTGGGCGGTGGTGCCGGTGAAAAGAATGCCGCCTTGGGCTCCCAGGCGCAGCGTATTGCCACTGCCAATACTTACCGTGTAGGCATTGCTGCCGTTCAACTGCAGGCTATTGATATCGGTGACACCGGATGCGGCCATGGTCGATGAGCCGGAAGCCGCCGTGGTGATGGCGACATTGGCGGCTGCATTGCTCGCTATGACTGTTCCGCTTGAAAGTGTGGTGTAGCCTGTAAAAGCAACGACGTTGCCGGTTCCCGTGCCGGCGCTGTTGGTCGCCCATGCCGTGCCGCCCACAGTGGCCCACCCGCCCAAGATACCATTGGTGTTACCCGTGGAGGTCGTGATTGCGCCCGAAGCCGGTAGAGTGAAATTAACCGCACCGCCGGCGTTGGCCGTGATCGCTCCCAGTGCGAGGGTCGCCGATCCGCCTGTTCCGCTCGTCACGGAGATGGCGTTGTTGCCCTGATTCAGTGTCAGGCCGTTAAACGTCTGTGTGTTGGTTGTGCTGGCCGCTCCAGTCACGCTCAGCGTGGCGGTGGGCAATGTCGCGTTAACATTTCCGCTGTTATGAATGGCGGTGGATGGACCGCCCAGAACCAGCTTGCTTGAGGAACTGATGATATTGCTGGTCGGGGCAACGCCGGACCCGAAGTTGAGCACCAGCGAGCCTTGATTAATATTGGTGTCCCCCGTATAGGTGTTGGCGCCTCCCAAGGTGAGACTGGACGCTCCTGTCTTAGTCAGGCTGTTGGTGCCGCCATTGTTGGCGATGATGCCGTTATAGGTCGTGGTGTTGGTGGTCGAGATCGTGCCGCCCGAACCAGCGTTTGCATCGCCCAAGGAGATGCCACGGTTCGCGCTGATCGCAATGTTACCCCTGCTTTGCAGCGTGCCTCCATTAAGAACGATGAGGCCGGGTGTCGCAACTCCAGGAGCCGGAAAGCCCAACTGGCTATCCCCGCTGATGGAAAGCGTGCCGCCATTTACAGTCAGCCCCGTATAACTACTCGTCGCATTGAGCGTCAAAAGTCCCGTGCCGGTTTTGGTCAGTCGGGCGCCGCCGGTGATGCCGCTAGAGAGTGTTAGTGAAGATAACGCAGGCCCGTTGATTTCCCCCACTTGAATGGTCTGATCTCCACTCAAAACCAAAGGTGCGCTGATGGTTTGCAGGAAAAGCGAAGTATTCTTGATGCCGATTCCCGTTCCACTGCTGGCAAGCGTCAGAATCTCAGAAGCCGATCGACCAATGGTGTAGCTCCCACCCGCTCTCAGACCAAAAACCAAGCCATTCGTATTGGAGCCGCCGACGGTGAGGCTGGTGATGTTATCCGAAAGCGATGATCCCGAGCTTCCAAATGAACCAAAAATCAACGTATCACCGTTTGCCGGCACTGCTGACGTGGACCAGTTGGAACCTACATTCCAAAGATTGGACGTGTTACCAAGCCACGTTACATCGGTGGCCGAGGCCTGTTGGGATAAAGCGGCGAGACTCAGTGCTGCGAGCGTGGCGAGGTATTTCGCGTGACGGACTTGGGGATTATGCGGGGCGTTCATTGAGATGAATAAATGTCTGAGAATGAGGGCTGGATATCGCCGCATGCTTAACAGGGAATGGGGTTGCGAACGGGGTGGAGGTAAAAAAGCGGAGCTATCGCTTTGTCGTCATTACTCTGTGGTGAATACCCTAGAATTAAAGCGCGGGGATATTCTTACATTAGAACTAACGTGCTTTATCGGCACGGAGGGTCTTTATCTCAAATGGATTGAAATGAATTACCTGATTTAGGCTTCGAGACGCTGCTGAATCCGTGGAAACAGGGGAAAGCGCGCGCTCCGTGAGATCGCATTCGGTCCACGTGACAGCGGCTACGGTGGCGGAGACGGTGACCGTGGACGCACGGTCCTCGACATTGATCAGGCGAAGAGCCCAACCATTGCCGTCGTCGGCGGGTTTGATGGCGGCGAGTTCGATCGCGGGTGAATCAATAGTGAAACCCGCCATGTTTATCGTATCCAAATTTGGTGACACGACACCCGATGACGCGGAATCGACAATCGCCAGCGGTGTGTTGAGGGCACGCGCCGCGGCGGTGAGTTTGGCGAGATCGGCCGGGCCGGCGTGCGGTTGCAGCGCGTAGGTGAACGTGTGCGCACCGAGGTCGCCGTAGATGGCTGCGGCGGACGTGTCGGCTTTGTCGTCTTTCCCGATGAGCGCGGCCCCCGGATGCGGGACGCTGCGGATCAGGTTCATGTCGATCGTGTGGCCTTTGATGCGGAAGCCGTATTTGCAGTCGTTCAAGAGCGCCACGCCATAGTCGGCTTGCGAGAGATCGACCCACTGCAATGCCGCGACTTCGATCTGCGCATGACGGTGCACGGTATCGTCGAGCGTGGAGCGGCGGATGGAGCCGAAGGGGATTTCGAAGCGGGCTTCGTCGGACTTGATCGCGACGGGGAAACGCACGCGCAACATGTGCGCCGGTTCCTGCCAATCCACCGTAGTCGCGAATACAATCGAATCTGCGCCGGCCAGCAAACGGAGCGTCTGCCGGATCTCGGAATTGCCGATTCGCCACACTTGCTCGAGCTGCGCGCAAGGGCCGTCCACGAGCGCGTGCGCTTCATGCAGCTGCGGACGGCTGACGGGCTGGCGCAGGTAGCCCCACACGTCTTTGTTCGCGTGGTCGGTCTGAAAATCCCAAGCATCGCCGGTGTCGGGAATGATCACGAGGTCGTTGCCAAATTCAC
This portion of the Rariglobus hedericola genome encodes:
- a CDS encoding acetylxylan esterase — its product is MRSHLFLLCVPLLGAVLLLSQSARAASSWDGKTPVDYVLSVETDRKDAIYRQGETVTFNVELQQNQKPADAEEIEWTISKDGVAPIQTGKLTLKAGRGVVTGSLKEPGFLQCKVNFKGAKPAISALAAGGIDLAAIKPSMPAPADFDAFWAAQKKRLAAVPMNTKLTSVPPPANRDGAETFSFVVDSIGAPSTGFYGRPIGAKPKSLPAVLFVPGAGVRSANLDSMAGWAKAGMIVAEINAHGIANGETREYYGALDVGELSDYRKRGRESRDTFYFQGVYFRVLRALQFLTEQPEWDGKTLIILGGSQGGGLSLAGAALDQRVTFIVSNVPGLTDHTGMVAGRIAGWPKAIPVGADGKPDAKVLEAMRYYDGVNFAARIKIPVHMEVGFIDIICPPTASYAAYNNLGGKKEMITWPDRGHDIGPQIWNDMRKLVLAHTAEMHAK
- a CDS encoding LacI family DNA-binding transcriptional regulator, with protein sequence MVNPNHVRQRDIAERAGVHITTVSLALRDDPRLPETTRKRIQALAKEMGYSPDPMLSALTVYRNHVKRVHHQGTLAWVNPHTQKGERHSSFMPYRQGAVERCKELGYQLEEFYFSDLGGPRLSKVLQARNITGLLLPPQTNSHVHLDFDWEHFSSICFGFTLTEPRLHVISNAQYSSARTAVRALRENYGYRRIGFVTARESDERTDQNFSAGFLSEQRKFEPENRLPLLTLTCLSMESEVDEFSRWYDEHRPDCVMFLHETVPELMRRLKLDTKTCGQASLSLKNKNDQLAGIYQNDTIIGRKAVDFLIDMIHRNERGIPTDRFQFMIQGEWVDGKTLHVQKRAKKVSV
- a CDS encoding nucleoside hydrolase → MKTLSRIPVILDTDLGTDIDDTWALAQLFRCPELDPKLILMAAGDMTFRSTVTARFMEVAGRTDIPLGIGESSIPTPPNVRNQEPWIKGYDLAKYPGEIAQDGIGRMIQIIEDSPVPVTIIAIAPSPNLAIALARAPHIAARCRLVGMFGSFDVGYTGGLPASNETNVRLAPDSFRAVMAAPWLDVLLTPLDTCNFAVLDGENYHRIWSATGDPALRALIENYCVFAPRVDWMHCDYFAIRSTVLFDCVAVYLAYAEDFVNTEIIRFNITDDGFTVRDSEGPYTARVAMSWKNLPAFHDHLTARLLGQAG
- a CDS encoding beta strand repeat-containing protein, whose translation is MNAPHNPQVRHAKYLATLAALSLAALSQQASATDVTWLGNTSNLWNVGSNWSTSAVPANGDTLIFGSFGSSGSSLSDNITSLTVGGSNTNGLVFGLRAGGSYTIGRSASEILTLASSGTGIGIKNTSLFLQTISAPLVLSGDQTIQVGEINGPALSSLTLSSGITGGARLTKTGTGLLTLNATSSYTGLTVNGGTLSISGDSQLGFPAPGVATPGLIVLNGGTLQSRGNIAISANRGISLGDANAGSGGTISTTNTTTYNGIIANNGGTNSLTKTGASSLTLGGANTYTGDTNINQGSLVLNFGSGVAPTSNIISSSSKLVLGGPSTAIHNSGNVNATLPTATLSVTGAASTTNTQTFNGLTLNQGNNAISVTSGTGGSATLALGAITANAGGAVNFTLPASGAITTSTGNTNGILGGWATVGGTAWATNSAGTGTGNVVAFTGYTTLSSGTVIASNAAANVAITTAASGSSTMAASGVTDINSLQLNGSNAYTVSIGSGNTLRLGAQGGILFTGTTAQTISGGILTAGGADNVDGQIVIHAANTPSISSSIQDNGTGKVSLVANGVGSGGGQVMSLSGSNTYSGGTYINSGKVNAANVNAFGTGDVNVLYSGGAILGASGTFNNNFNVGGIGPGLSNFTGVIGFSAAADLHGTLTLLGDTRIATNAAGTISGKITGNFGLEITQTTNSAAGGSVTLSNTGNDFTGGLAIHTGITSSTTTFNTGAIVVKLGASEVITNGAGKGNVTIFSGSTTGTGTLDLNGYNETINGLVSGTGTSLNGSGSTPQVFVTNNAAGSGTATLTLGDGNATALFAGIIKDGVTAKVGITKIGDGVQTLSGLNTYTGGTAVDSGTLASGANFTMNGSNRISIAGAGLAGVNYGTMISTTGTLTFAGTLGLNITASLTGGESFTLFSANGGALAGNFSSVSLTGSYLASLTDNGSGIWTGSANGLDFTFATSGINAGILSVSAVPEPSTYAAIFGVLALGAAATRRRRSN